The Aeoliella mucimassa genome includes the window CGGTGATTACCGACGACTGCATCGCGACTGGCAAAGACTACAACTCTGGGGGTGCTCGCTACAATCACACGTTCATTCAGTTTGTCGGCATCGGCAGCCTGACCGACAGCCTGGCAGCGATCAAGCAGCTTGTGTTCGACAAAGCGAAGCTTTCGCTCAGCGATCTGCTTGGTGTGCTGGCGGGCGACTTTGCCGACAACGAACCGCTGCGGCAGACCATGCTCCACCGTCTGCCGAAATATGGCAACGACGACGACTATGCCGACGACCTGATGCGGCGCGCCTTTCAGGCGGTGTTCGATCGCGTGGATGGCCGCCCGAACTCGAAGGGAGGCCGCTACCAGATCGAGATGTTACCGACCACTTGTCATGTGTACTTTGGCTCAGTCGTCGGCGCGACGCCCGACGGACGCCTGGCAGGTATGCCATTGTCGGAGGGGATCTCGCCGGTGCAGGGGGCCGATCGCAATGGGCCGACCGCGGTGATTCGCTCGGCCGCGAAGATGGACCACATCAAGACCGGCGGCACCCTCCTCAACATGAAGTTCACCCCGAGTTTGCTGCAGGACGAAACCGGCATCGACGCCCTGGCGAGCCTGGTTCGCGGGTACTTCAAAATGGATGGCCATCACGTGCAGCTGAACGTGGTGCAAGCCGAAACATTGCGTCGCGCACAGGCCGCTCCATCATCGCACCGCGACCTCATTGTCCGCGTGGCTGGCTATAGCGATTACTTCTGCGATCTCTCCGAAGAGCTGCAGGAAGAAATCATCCAACGCACCGAGCACATGGGCTTCTAGAGCGTTTGGAACGTTGTCTCGCTATAGGATGGCGAGCAGGAAAGTGCAACTTGCCTTAGCGATCGACCTGGCTGCTCTGCTTGCCGACTCCGGTTTCGAGTAGCTGCTTCAGCTCGTCGAGGTGGGTCGTGTAAACGTCGCGAGGCAGGCAGTCGTGCGCTTTGCAGATCGATGCGGCCATGCCAACCACTTCGCCCATCATGCCGCAGGTGCGCATCACGCGGACGCCGCCGAGGGCTTCGTGGTTGACGCTGATGTCGCGACCAGCCATGAATAGGTTATTGACGTTCCGGCTGTACAAGCAGCGATAGGGTGCCCAGTAGGGGCCTTCGTACTTGCCGAAGTTCGCCCGCGAGATGAAGGGATCGTCGTCGCCATCGAACTTAGGATCGGCCAGGTGCAAGTCGAGCGACCAGGTGCAGGGGAACGCAGCGTCCTCGAAAGGCGTGGAGTTGCGGAAGTCGTCGCCGGTGAGCACCAGGTCCCCGAGTAGTCGTCGCGACTCGCGTTTGCCAGCGATGAACGCGGCCCACTTCAAGCGGTGGTTAGGGTACTGGCCATCGACGTTCTTCAAGGTGTCCCACGCCCCGTACATGGCTCGCAAGTTTTGATCGCGCACTTGTTCCATGTCGGTGATGGGATGCTTGTCGAAGCCGCTCTCCCAGAACCAGCCGCCGAGTTGGCCGAGGTTGGGTTTCGACGTGTCGCTACCGCGCCCGGGGAACTTGCGCTCGGTAAGGTCGACCGCCCAAGGACAGCGAGGGAAGGGGGCGGGCTCGTCGCTGGCTTTGAAGTTCAGCGACAGTGGATCGTCATCTTCGCACAAGCATTTGAGCTGAAATTCGTTTTGCTCCACGGCCCCCACGTTCCACAGATTGCTTGACCCCAAGTGGCCCGCTTCGGTCATGTCGTAGTCGGCACCGACCAGGCTGCCGAGCACTCCGTCGCCAGTGGCATCGACAAACATTCGCCCGCGGACGAGCTTGCGTTGCCCTGAGTGAACGTCCTGAGCGACGACCGATACCACTTGGCCCTCTTCCGTAGTGGCTGCGTTCACGCGATGCAGCAGCATCAACGTGAGATTGGTCTCGGCGCGGGCCAGGTCGAGCTTCCGCTGGTCGTCGTACACCTCGGCGTTCTTGGCGTTGCCATCGCCTGTTCCTTTGTCGCGAACCAGTTCCGACACCAGATCACCAACGTGCGGATAGGGCTGGAGGTTGGTTTTGCCTTCGGGCCACACGCGTACCTCGCTACTACCGTTGCCGCCGAGCACCGGGCGGTCTTGGATTAGTGCTACGTCGAGTCCCAGTCGCGCGCCCGCGATGGCAGCACTCGTGCCCGCGATGCCTCCCCCGACGACCACCAAGTCATAAGTGCCAGCTTCGATGGGCTGGTTGTCCCAACCGAGGAGTTCGGCGCGAAGTTGCGCGAGCGAGGTTCCACCATCGGGCGGAATGAACTCAAGGTCGTCGCTCAGCAGGATCGCGTCGCAGCGTCCTTCGAATCCGGTAAGGTCGTGCAGGGTGAGCTTCGCTTGCTTATCGAGTTCAACGACACCACCATCTTGCCAATGCCAGTTGGCTCCCTCGGTGCCGAACGTCGTTGCGAGCGGCTTGTCGTTCATCAGCAGTTGGAACCGACCGGGAGCCCCCTCGGCTCCCCACACGGCCACCCAGTCGCGGGTACGCACCCACACTCGATAGGTACCTGGCTTCGGCAATTCGATGGTATCGTGCGCGTCGAGCACTGGCTCGCCGAGTCCGTGGGCAAGCAGGTAGGGTGAGCCCATAAGATCCATGAACTGCTGATCGATGACCCAACCGCCGGTTTCGGTAAACGACTCAGGCTCTACCAACACCAGCGTGGGGTCAGCAGCAAGGCTCGAACCACTACTGCACAGAAGAATCGCGACCGCCAAGTACCAACGACTCATAGCAAGTGTCCTTACAAGAGGAATGAGAAGAGTGCGTCTCGGCCGCTTAGTGTAACACAGGTCGACCACCGCGCACAAAAAAGCCCTCAACCCCCGAGTTTTCGAGGGGGAGGGCTTGTTGGCTTGACTGCTGGTGCGAGCGAATCGTTGCACTCGTCAGTAGTGGTGTTTGCTCGTCGAACGTATCGACTGCGACCTACGAAGCGTGGGCTTTCGACCAGGCATCGATATCCAGCGGAGTGTCGTCCTCACGATTGTTGGTGGGGAGCACCTGGTGGATCAGCATGTCGGTGTCGCACAGGTCGGCAACCGAATCGACCACCAGATCGGGTTGGTAGGCATAGTTCTTCAGGTCTTCGCGCTTGGTGCCGCCGGAGAGGACCAACACGGTGCGATAACCCATTTGTACGCCGCCGAGGATGTCGGTCTCCATGGTGTCGCCGACCATGATCGTCTCGCTGGTGGCCATGCCGAGTTCCTTGCGTGCTTGACGCATCATCACAGGGCTGGGCTTGCCAACGCTGAAGGCTTGAATGCCAGTGGCTTCTTCGATCAGCTTAACGATCGCACCACAGCCAGGGCGGGTGCCCGACTTGGTGGGGCAGTTCGGATCGAGATTCGTGGCCACGAGCTTGGCACCATCGAGCACCATTTGCACCGCGGTTTCAAGCATCTCGAACGACAGCGTACGGCCTTCGCCGACCACCACGTAGTCGGGCGAACGATCGACGACCGCATAGCCGTTCTTGTGCAAAGCGGTCTGCAGGCCACCTTCGCCGATCACGTAGGCGGTGCCACCAGGGTGCTGGCGGGCCAGGTACCGGGCGGTTGCCATTGCACAAGTGAAGATGTGCTTTTCAGTCACGGGAATGCCCATGCGTTCGAGCTTGGTAGCAACGTCGCGACGGGTCCGTTGACTGTTATTGGTAAGGAACATGAAAGGAATGTCGCAGCTGCGAAGCGTTTCGATAAATTGCTTCGCGCCGGGAATCAGCTCGCTGGAGCGATAAATCACTCCATCCATGTCCAACAAAAAACCGCGTTTCATCAATGAACTCACAGGGGGATGGGGCGGGACCCCTTCGGTCAGCCGAGGCTGTAGGGGCGATAACGGAAGGAACTCACATCATTGCAACCCGCGTGCCAACCTTGTCGAAGCGACCGAATCTTCACCGCTTCTTTGCCTTAGTACTCGACATTCGCAGAACTACGGTCAAATAGGGACGGCAACCCGCTAGCAACGACGGTTCGTCTGTGCGACGTGTGCCTATTAAGTGGGCAGTGTGGTGGTCACTTTAACGTCTACCGAGCCCATACCATTCGAGCCACGAGACTCGCTAGCAGAAGTAACAGATAGCTCGATGGCTCCGGAACGCTGATAGCCTGCGCGGCGGAGAGGCTACCAGATTGCCCAAAATGACGACGCCAGATTTCGTAGTCGCCGGAGTCGACTCCCGCGAATCCATTGCCGGCGTTGTTGATAAGTTGCTCGTCGCTGGCCCCCAGGTTGTCGCGCCACACGGTGTAGTCGGCCAGATCGACCAGCGAATCGCCATTAAAGTCGCCCGGCAAGCTATCGCGCTCGATGAAATCGCCCAGGAGGCTTGCCAGCTCCGCATGCACGGTCGCGGTGGGATGGACGTCGTCCCAGAACAGATAACTCTCGGGGGTCGCGACCACCGGATCCGGGCCGGCCGCCTGGGTGACGTTCGTCAGCCTGTACTCGGTGGGGTGGCTGACCACGTGGTCGAACAGCCCCTCCACGTCGAACCGACGAAGGCTCAACTCGCTGAGCGAAAGCTCCAACCGGTCGAGTTCGAGCGAAAGCTGCGTGTTGTAGTCGACCGTCACCGCGGTCATCTTCGCGGCGAGCGCCGGGTCGTTGTTGTACCGCGGAGTCAGTCCCAGCTTCGGCAGGTTGAGTACCAGGAACTCACGGGCGCCATCGTTGTAGAGCCGAGTAATCTGGTTGCCTACGGTCGTGACCAACTGCGACATGCTCGTACGCCCCTGGAATAGGTCGTTGGCACCGATCAGCACCACGTGCAGCGCGGTGGGATCG containing:
- a CDS encoding FAD-dependent oxidoreductase is translated as MSRWYLAVAILLCSSGSSLAADPTLVLVEPESFTETGGWVIDQQFMDLMGSPYLLAHGLGEPVLDAHDTIELPKPGTYRVWVRTRDWVAVWGAEGAPGRFQLLMNDKPLATTFGTEGANWHWQDGGVVELDKQAKLTLHDLTGFEGRCDAILLSDDLEFIPPDGGTSLAQLRAELLGWDNQPIEAGTYDLVVVGGGIAGTSAAIAGARLGLDVALIQDRPVLGGNGSSEVRVWPEGKTNLQPYPHVGDLVSELVRDKGTGDGNAKNAEVYDDQRKLDLARAETNLTLMLLHRVNAATTEEGQVVSVVAQDVHSGQRKLVRGRMFVDATGDGVLGSLVGADYDMTEAGHLGSSNLWNVGAVEQNEFQLKCLCEDDDPLSLNFKASDEPAPFPRCPWAVDLTERKFPGRGSDTSKPNLGQLGGWFWESGFDKHPITDMEQVRDQNLRAMYGAWDTLKNVDGQYPNHRLKWAAFIAGKRESRRLLGDLVLTGDDFRNSTPFEDAAFPCTWSLDLHLADPKFDGDDDPFISRANFGKYEGPYWAPYRCLYSRNVNNLFMAGRDISVNHEALGGVRVMRTCGMMGEVVGMAASICKAHDCLPRDVYTTHLDELKQLLETGVGKQSSQVDR
- a CDS encoding SGNH/GDSL hydrolase family protein — encoded protein: MATILQRVRTLGLTLLLLVGGSSAWGFSNLFFFGDSLSDVGNTSGATWGVVPGSDYYNGRFSNGPVYSELLYQQFGFGTLTPSRDGGDNYAYGGAQTTGTGFPDGLFLNDLDEQVDYFLDDDITDPTALHVVLIGANDLFQGRTSMSQLVTTVGNQITRLYNDGAREFLVLNLPKLGLTPRYNNDPALAAKMTAVTVDYNTQLSLELDRLELSLSELSLRRFDVEGLFDHVVSHPTEYRLTNVTQAAGPDPVVATPESYLFWDDVHPTATVHAELASLLGDFIERDSLPGDFNGDSLVDLADYTVWRDNLGASDEQLINNAGNGFAGVDSGDYEIWRRHFGQSGSLSAAQAISVPEPSSYLLLLLASLVARMVWAR
- a CDS encoding TIGR01457 family HAD-type hydrolase, encoding MKRGFLLDMDGVIYRSSELIPGAKQFIETLRSCDIPFMFLTNNSQRTRRDVATKLERMGIPVTEKHIFTCAMATARYLARQHPGGTAYVIGEGGLQTALHKNGYAVVDRSPDYVVVGEGRTLSFEMLETAVQMVLDGAKLVATNLDPNCPTKSGTRPGCGAIVKLIEEATGIQAFSVGKPSPVMMRQARKELGMATSETIMVGDTMETDILGGVQMGYRTVLVLSGGTKREDLKNYAYQPDLVVDSVADLCDTDMLIHQVLPTNNREDDTPLDIDAWSKAHAS